One part of the Agarivorans sp. Alg241-V36 genome encodes these proteins:
- the hslV gene encoding ATP-dependent protease subunit HslV: protein MTTIVSVRRNGKVIIAGDGQVSLGNTVMKGNAKKVRRLYHGKVLAGFAGGTADAFTLFERFEAKLEMHQGHLTKAAVELAKDWRTDRMLRKLEALLAVADSEASLIITGNGDVVQPEHDLIAIGSGGPFAQSAALALLENTELGAREIAEKSLTIAGNICVFTNLNHTIEELDAKA, encoded by the coding sequence GTGACTACTATCGTCTCCGTACGCCGCAACGGCAAAGTGATCATTGCTGGCGATGGCCAAGTCTCCCTTGGCAACACCGTAATGAAAGGCAACGCCAAAAAAGTGCGTCGCCTTTACCACGGAAAAGTACTCGCTGGATTTGCCGGTGGTACTGCAGATGCATTCACCCTATTTGAGCGTTTTGAAGCTAAGCTAGAAATGCACCAAGGCCACTTAACCAAAGCTGCCGTAGAACTCGCCAAAGACTGGCGAACCGATCGTATGCTGCGCAAACTAGAAGCCTTGCTGGCAGTAGCCGATAGCGAAGCCTCGCTAATTATTACTGGTAACGGCGATGTAGTGCAGCCAGAGCATGACCTTATTGCTATTGGTTCTGGTGGGCCATTTGCTCAGTCTGCAGCATTAGCATTGCTCGAAAATACCGAACTAGGCGCCCGTGAGATTGCTGAAAAGAGCCTTACCATCGCCGGAAACATTTGTGTGTTTACCAACCTTAACCACACTATTGAAGAATTAGACGCCAAAGCCTAA
- a CDS encoding replication protein RepA, whose translation MSLTDLKKRTKQPVKRSKVSVDQFIEDADNYAQGKAGASNKPIKNPKATTNFRHCTFTFDAAAIAHLQQASEQHKVAKSKLLRQLLKQFDSLSPQQQQALLAVSKEP comes from the coding sequence ATGAGTTTAACTGATCTAAAAAAGCGCACAAAGCAGCCCGTAAAGCGCAGCAAAGTGAGTGTTGACCAGTTTATTGAAGACGCCGACAACTACGCCCAAGGTAAAGCAGGTGCCAGCAATAAACCGATTAAAAATCCAAAAGCTACCACTAACTTTCGTCACTGCACCTTTACCTTCGACGCAGCGGCGATTGCTCACTTACAACAAGCCTCGGAACAACATAAAGTAGCTAAATCTAAACTACTTAGGCAACTGCTAAAGCAATTTGACTCACTCAGCCCACAACAGCAACAAGCACTGTTAGCCGTGAGTAAAGAGCCCTAA
- a CDS encoding AAA family ATPase: MLILVGGEKGGSGKSCLAQNIAVHLKTSLNANILMVDCDPQRTTSDWIQARNEDESLPGINCIQLYGKIRKDLLSLDGGYDFVIVDCGGQDNLAMRAAMSVAKYVLIPLRPKRRDLKTLPHMEDMLSTCKMVNPKMVASFVITQCPALPSQVQRILDAKEVCRSFGLHVLDAVTFSRNIYDDSEESGRSVIEIEQDGKAAAEIAAIVDELFAIQQEDSHEFN; the protein is encoded by the coding sequence ATGTTAATACTAGTGGGTGGAGAGAAAGGCGGCAGTGGTAAAAGCTGCCTCGCACAAAACATCGCTGTACACCTAAAAACTAGCCTAAATGCTAACATCCTTATGGTGGACTGCGACCCTCAGCGCACCACTTCCGATTGGATCCAAGCCCGCAACGAAGATGAATCTCTGCCCGGTATCAACTGTATTCAGCTTTACGGAAAAATTCGCAAAGACCTATTAAGCCTAGATGGCGGCTACGACTTTGTGATTGTTGACTGCGGTGGACAAGATAACCTGGCAATGCGAGCCGCTATGTCGGTAGCCAAATATGTGCTCATTCCGCTACGCCCTAAACGCCGCGACTTAAAAACCTTACCGCACATGGAAGACATGCTTAGCACCTGTAAAATGGTCAATCCCAAAATGGTTGCGAGCTTTGTCATAACCCAGTGCCCAGCCCTACCAAGCCAAGTACAACGAATTCTCGATGCCAAAGAGGTCTGTCGCTCTTTTGGCTTACATGTATTAGATGCCGTCACCTTCTCACGTAACATTTATGACGACAGCGAAGAAAGCGGTCGCTCGGTGATTGAGATAGAACAAGATGGCAAGGCAGCAGCAGAAATTGCCGCCATTGTTGATGAACTATTTGCGATTCAACAAGAAGACTCTCATGAGTTTAACTGA
- a CDS encoding PilZ domain-containing protein, which yields MENTELEQLDRRRSMRLDLENEPVQLTWKDSDGEDQSLEATCIDISRRGLLVKHSNDLQIGTKLIIQFSAEHSDTSEMKAKVARCHRKNFSSYHMFLLLL from the coding sequence ATGGAAAACACGGAACTAGAGCAGCTCGACCGCCGTCGCTCAATGCGACTGGATTTGGAAAATGAGCCGGTGCAACTAACGTGGAAAGACAGCGATGGTGAAGATCAAAGCCTTGAAGCAACCTGCATAGATATTTCGCGACGTGGCTTGTTGGTAAAACATAGCAACGATCTGCAAATAGGCACTAAGTTAATCATTCAGTTTTCAGCTGAGCATAGTGATACTTCAGAAATGAAGGCCAAGGTTGCACGTTGTCATCGTAAAAATTTCTCCAGCTATCATATGTTTTTGTTATTACTATAG
- a CDS encoding SPOR domain-containing protein gives MAKDYVGRSKPKKRAAKSSRTVSNNKRFPLPLALAVIAAIAGFAVLLFNIKGTAPTPPPELSGIVQPKTTAPKPKAKLPEPPKERTYVKELEEKKVEVEIAEQSSKPSKPYQMQCASFRSRDKAEESKALIAFAGLESQIRRTEGKNGAWYRVVLGPYPTKRDAERARHILQRAKINGCQIWHWNF, from the coding sequence ATGGCCAAGGACTACGTAGGGCGTAGCAAGCCCAAGAAACGCGCGGCTAAATCGAGCCGTACGGTATCTAATAATAAACGCTTTCCTTTACCGCTAGCTTTAGCGGTAATTGCGGCTATCGCTGGCTTTGCGGTGTTGCTATTCAACATTAAAGGCACAGCACCTACTCCGCCGCCGGAGCTAAGCGGAATAGTACAACCTAAAACCACAGCACCTAAACCCAAAGCAAAGCTGCCAGAGCCACCTAAAGAGCGTACTTACGTAAAAGAGCTGGAAGAGAAAAAGGTTGAAGTTGAAATTGCTGAGCAATCTTCTAAGCCAAGCAAGCCTTATCAAATGCAGTGTGCGTCATTTCGTAGCCGCGACAAAGCAGAAGAAAGTAAAGCGCTTATCGCCTTTGCTGGCTTAGAAAGCCAAATTAGGCGCACCGAAGGCAAAAATGGCGCATGGTATAGGGTTGTATTGGGGCCTTACCCAACCAAACGCGACGCTGAACGTGCTCGCCATATCTTGCAACGCGCCAAGATAAATGGCTGTCAAATATGGCATTGGAACTTTTAA
- the argS gene encoding arginine--tRNA ligase: MKELIQQLLEQTVTALKQQQVLPEGFEPRIQVDRTKDKAHGDLATNLALMAAKPAGKNPRELAQLIVDNLPESTLVEKTAIAGPGFINFYLNNHWLASQVEAMASSATANVKKVEKAQTIVVDYSAPNVAKEMHVGHLRSTIIGDAVVRTLEFLGHKVVRANHIGDWGTQFGMLIANLEEVEARGTDAGDIELADLEVFYRESKARYDSDEVFAERARNYVVKLQSGDEYCNTMWRKLVDITLSHNQAVYDRLNVSLTKNDVMGESMYNPMLNEVVADLKQKGLAVEDNGATVVFLDEYKNKDGDPMGVIIQKKDGGFLYTTTDIACAKYRYQNLNADRVLYFIDSRQHQHLMQAWNIVRKAGYVPEEVPLEHHAFGMMLGKDGRPFKTRSGGTVKLVDLLEEAEQRAQSIVAEKSRDLDAEQQVVAAKAIAMGAVKYADLSKNRTTDYIFDWENMLAFNGNTAPYLQYAYTRIQSIIRRSEVDVANLQQAISLEQDAEIALAQKLIQFSDAVHNVANKGMPHMMCNYLYELAGAFMTFYEACPILKEDVTADTKSSRLRLASLTAKVLDQGLSLLGIETLERM, from the coding sequence ATGAAAGAGCTTATTCAACAACTTCTGGAACAAACGGTCACAGCCCTAAAACAACAACAGGTGCTTCCTGAAGGATTCGAACCACGAATCCAAGTAGACCGAACCAAAGATAAAGCTCATGGTGATTTAGCCACCAACCTTGCCTTAATGGCCGCTAAGCCAGCGGGTAAAAACCCACGCGAGCTAGCCCAGCTAATTGTAGATAACCTACCAGAATCTACCTTGGTAGAAAAAACCGCCATTGCTGGTCCTGGTTTTATCAACTTCTACCTAAACAACCACTGGTTAGCGTCGCAAGTAGAAGCCATGGCCAGTTCGGCGACCGCCAATGTTAAGAAGGTAGAGAAAGCCCAAACCATCGTGGTGGATTACTCGGCGCCAAACGTAGCTAAAGAAATGCACGTAGGCCACTTACGCTCAACCATTATTGGTGACGCTGTAGTTCGCACTCTAGAATTTTTAGGCCACAAAGTGGTACGCGCTAACCACATTGGCGACTGGGGTACCCAGTTTGGCATGCTTATCGCCAACCTCGAAGAAGTGGAAGCTCGCGGCACCGATGCTGGTGATATTGAATTAGCCGATTTAGAAGTATTTTACCGCGAATCTAAAGCGCGCTACGACAGCGACGAAGTATTCGCCGAACGTGCTCGTAACTACGTGGTGAAACTGCAAAGTGGCGACGAGTACTGCAATACCATGTGGCGCAAGCTGGTAGACATTACCCTTAGCCATAACCAAGCCGTTTACGACCGCTTAAACGTATCGTTAACCAAAAACGATGTGATGGGCGAAAGCATGTACAACCCAATGCTTAACGAGGTTGTGGCTGACTTAAAACAAAAGGGCTTAGCGGTAGAAGACAACGGCGCCACCGTGGTATTCCTTGATGAATACAAAAACAAAGACGGCGACCCAATGGGTGTGATCATCCAGAAAAAAGACGGCGGCTTCTTGTATACCACCACCGACATCGCCTGCGCTAAATACCGCTACCAAAACCTTAATGCTGATCGCGTGTTGTACTTCATTGACTCACGCCAACACCAGCACTTAATGCAAGCCTGGAACATTGTGCGTAAAGCCGGTTACGTGCCAGAAGAAGTACCACTAGAGCACCACGCCTTTGGCATGATGTTAGGTAAAGATGGTCGCCCGTTTAAAACCCGTAGCGGCGGCACGGTTAAGTTAGTGGATTTATTGGAAGAAGCCGAACAACGTGCGCAAAGCATTGTGGCCGAGAAATCGCGTGACTTAGACGCCGAGCAACAAGTAGTAGCGGCAAAAGCCATCGCCATGGGCGCAGTAAAATACGCCGACCTATCAAAGAACCGCACGACCGACTACATCTTTGATTGGGAAAACATGCTGGCCTTTAACGGCAACACGGCTCCTTACTTGCAATACGCTTATACCCGTATTCAATCAATTATTCGCCGCTCGGAAGTGGATGTAGCCAATTTGCAGCAAGCAATTAGCTTAGAGCAAGACGCCGAGATCGCCCTTGCGCAAAAACTTATTCAGTTTAGCGATGCAGTGCACAACGTAGCGAACAAAGGCATGCCACACATGATGTGTAACTACCTTTACGAACTAGCGGGTGCCTTTATGACCTTCTACGAGGCCTGCCCAATTCTTAAAGAAGATGTAACAGCCGATACTAAATCTAGCCGCTTACGCCTAGCTTCACTAACCGCCAAAGTTCTAGACCAAGGTCTATCACTACTAGGAATTGAAACCCTGGAACGCATGTAA
- the priA gene encoding primosomal protein N' has product MSIVRVALAIPLRRLFDYSVPENTPMPVIGSRIKVPFGKGEKVGLVIEHPSDSDIAEDKLKPFNESLDQQALLPESLFKLLNWASSYYHHSLGDVMSQALPALLRKGEPAKAKSILAWRLTEQGQRAELSEFSRAPKQGVVLGSLQQQENGQLSDEQCKQQELSRTALKALVEKGLVEKRDITPQPTLWSKNDTSRQDSLQLNAEQAIAVAAINQSISSFQAFLIEGITGSGKTEVYLNVIAEVLAQGKQALVLVPEIGLTPQTLARFAERFKVPVFAIHSGLNDTERFTAWLKAKQGEAGIIIGTRSAVFTPMKNPGVIIIDEEHDSSFKQQDSFRYHARDLAIVRARLEKMPVVLGSATPSLESLHNALSGRYSHLELKQRAGNAALAEQQLLDIRQQPLSSGLSPALIKAMRIELKAGRQVMLFLNRRGYAPALLCHECGHVCECERCEAYYTYHQQPRHLACHHCGSQKPVPHQCEKCGSTNLVTTGLGTEQLQEALLEVFPEYKVARIDRDSTRRKGSLEQLLDDIHNNQYQILIGTQMLAKGHHFPNVTLVALLDIDHALFCSDFRAPERLAQLYVQVAGRAGRANLLGKVLLQSHHPEHELLQDLINNGYQHFARFALNERKDTELPPFSFQALFRLEAADGNAVNELSQQLYQLAQPLQQGETWVFPPCPAPQARRAGKYRMQLLIQAEQRAQLHQLVYRLLPQLENLKLSRKVRWSLDIDPYDMQ; this is encoded by the coding sequence GTGTCGATTGTTCGTGTTGCCTTAGCTATTCCCCTGCGTCGCCTTTTTGATTACAGCGTGCCTGAAAATACCCCAATGCCGGTGATTGGCAGCCGCATTAAGGTGCCTTTTGGCAAAGGCGAAAAAGTAGGTTTGGTCATTGAGCACCCCAGCGATAGCGACATTGCCGAAGATAAACTCAAACCGTTTAATGAATCCTTAGACCAACAAGCCCTATTGCCAGAGAGCCTATTTAAGCTGCTAAATTGGGCTAGCTCTTATTATCACCACAGCTTGGGTGACGTGATGAGCCAAGCACTGCCAGCATTGTTGCGCAAAGGCGAGCCAGCTAAAGCCAAAAGCATCCTTGCTTGGCGTTTAACCGAGCAAGGCCAGCGAGCAGAGTTGAGTGAATTTAGCCGCGCCCCCAAACAAGGTGTAGTACTAGGCAGTTTGCAGCAACAAGAAAATGGCCAACTCAGTGACGAACAATGCAAACAGCAAGAGCTATCACGCACCGCCCTTAAAGCACTGGTTGAAAAAGGCTTAGTTGAAAAGCGCGATATAACACCTCAGCCCACTCTTTGGTCAAAAAACGATACCAGCAGGCAAGACTCACTGCAGCTTAATGCCGAACAAGCCATCGCGGTGGCCGCTATCAACCAAAGCATTAGCAGTTTTCAAGCTTTCCTTATAGAGGGAATTACCGGCTCGGGCAAAACCGAAGTTTACTTAAATGTTATCGCCGAGGTGCTAGCCCAAGGCAAACAAGCGCTAGTATTGGTGCCAGAAATTGGCTTAACTCCGCAAACCTTGGCACGCTTTGCCGAGCGCTTTAAAGTGCCGGTTTTTGCCATCCATTCGGGCTTAAACGATACCGAGCGCTTTACCGCCTGGCTAAAAGCCAAACAGGGCGAAGCAGGCATTATTATTGGCACCCGCTCGGCGGTATTCACTCCAATGAAAAACCCTGGGGTAATAATTATCGACGAGGAGCACGACAGCTCCTTTAAACAGCAAGACAGCTTTCGCTACCACGCCCGCGACTTAGCCATAGTGCGCGCTCGCTTAGAGAAAATGCCGGTGGTGTTAGGCTCTGCAACGCCGTCTTTAGAAAGCTTACATAATGCACTTAGCGGCCGTTATTCACATTTAGAGTTAAAACAACGTGCTGGTAATGCCGCTTTAGCCGAACAGCAATTGCTAGATATTCGCCAGCAACCTTTGTCTTCTGGCTTATCGCCAGCGCTAATTAAAGCCATGCGCATTGAGTTAAAAGCGGGTCGCCAAGTGATGCTGTTTCTTAATCGGCGCGGTTATGCACCCGCGCTGCTGTGTCACGAATGTGGCCACGTATGTGAGTGTGAGCGCTGTGAGGCCTATTATACTTACCACCAACAGCCACGCCATTTGGCTTGTCACCATTGTGGTAGCCAAAAGCCCGTGCCACACCAATGCGAGAAATGTGGCTCTACTAACCTTGTCACCACCGGTTTGGGCACCGAGCAGCTACAAGAAGCCTTGCTGGAGGTTTTCCCTGAATACAAAGTGGCGCGTATCGATCGTGACAGCACTCGGCGCAAAGGCAGCTTAGAGCAGCTGCTAGACGATATTCACAATAACCAATACCAAATATTAATTGGCACACAAATGCTGGCTAAAGGTCACCATTTTCCTAACGTTACCTTGGTGGCTTTGTTAGATATTGACCACGCGCTGTTTTGCTCGGATTTTCGAGCTCCAGAGCGACTAGCACAGCTATACGTGCAAGTGGCGGGTCGCGCTGGCCGTGCCAACCTACTCGGTAAAGTGCTGCTGCAATCACATCACCCCGAACACGAACTACTGCAAGATTTAATCAATAACGGTTACCAGCATTTTGCTCGCTTTGCGCTTAATGAGCGTAAAGACACCGAGCTACCACCTTTTAGCTTTCAAGCCTTATTCCGTTTAGAAGCGGCCGATGGCAACGCGGTTAACGAATTAAGCCAACAGCTTTATCAACTCGCACAACCACTGCAACAAGGCGAAACCTGGGTTTTCCCGCCCTGCCCTGCACCACAAGCACGTCGCGCCGGCAAATATCGCATGCAATTGTTGATTCAAGCCGAGCAACGCGCGCAACTGCATCAGCTGGTTTACCGCCTGTTGCCGCAGCTAGAAAACTTAAAACTTAGCCGCAAAGTACGTTGGTCTTTAGATATAGACCCCTACGATATGCAGTAA
- the rpmE gene encoding 50S ribosomal protein L31 yields the protein MKTDIHPTYEVLTATCSCGNVIETKSTRTGSMFLDVCDKCHPFYTGKQRNVDTGGRVDRFNKKFAVLGKK from the coding sequence ATGAAAACTGATATCCACCCAACTTACGAAGTACTTACTGCTACTTGTTCTTGCGGTAACGTAATCGAAACTAAATCTACTCGCACTGGTTCTATGTTCCTAGACGTATGTGACAAATGTCACCCGTTCTACACTGGTAAGCAACGTAACGTTGATACCGGTGGTCGTGTTGATCGTTTCAACAAGAAATTCGCTGTATTGGGCAAAAAATAA
- the metJ gene encoding met regulon transcriptional regulator MetJ: protein MSTDWNGEWISPYAEHGKKSEQVKKITVSIPLKVLKILTDERTRRQINNLRHATNSELLCEAFLHAYTGQPLPDDSDLQKDKPDPALEKAVQAELDKEE from the coding sequence ATGTCGACAGATTGGAATGGTGAGTGGATCAGCCCTTATGCTGAACACGGTAAAAAAAGCGAACAAGTTAAAAAGATTACGGTATCTATCCCACTAAAAGTGCTAAAGATATTGACCGATGAGCGTACCCGTAGACAAATAAACAACCTACGCCACGCCACTAACAGTGAGCTACTTTGCGAAGCATTTTTACACGCCTACACTGGGCAACCCCTGCCCGACGATAGCGACCTGCAAAAAGACAAACCCGACCCGGCTTTAGAAAAAGCCGTGCAAGCGGAATTGGATAAAGAAGAATAA
- the metB gene encoding cystathionine gamma-synthase, whose product MSLKDLQAATIAVRSGIESDTQHGAVVPPIYLSSNYSFADFNQKRQFDYSRSGNPTRHILAEAIADLEHGAGAVITNTGMSAVNLVTALLEPGDLLVAPHDCYGGSYRLFDSLAKKNAFEVAFVDQNDQGALTELLAKKPKLVWLETPSNPLLRIVDIKAIAEQAHAVGALVVVDNTFLSPALQTPILLGADIVVHSATKYINGHSDVVAGMVVAANQELAEQLAWWANCLGLTGSAFDSYLTLRGLRTLKARMNVHQQNAQALVACLQQQEAVGAIYYPGLPEHPGHALAQSQQKGFGAMFSFELNLEESQMVKFLKSLQLFSLAESLGGVESLIAHPATMTHAAMSSEALAEAGISNQLLRVSVGLEDAQDLVDDLQQAFAQL is encoded by the coding sequence ATGTCTTTAAAAGATCTTCAAGCGGCTACTATAGCAGTACGCAGCGGTATTGAAAGTGATACCCAACACGGTGCGGTAGTGCCACCTATTTATTTATCGAGCAACTACAGCTTTGCTGATTTTAACCAAAAGCGCCAATTTGATTACAGCCGTTCGGGTAACCCGACTCGTCACATACTGGCCGAGGCGATTGCCGATTTAGAACATGGTGCTGGTGCGGTGATTACTAACACTGGTATGTCGGCAGTAAACTTGGTTACCGCCTTGTTAGAGCCGGGTGATTTGTTGGTTGCTCCACACGATTGTTACGGCGGCAGTTACCGCTTATTTGACAGCTTAGCCAAGAAAAATGCCTTTGAGGTGGCCTTTGTTGATCAAAATGACCAAGGCGCGCTAACCGAGCTGTTGGCTAAAAAGCCTAAATTGGTGTGGTTAGAAACGCCTAGCAACCCACTGTTACGCATTGTAGATATTAAAGCGATTGCCGAACAGGCTCATGCCGTGGGTGCCTTGGTAGTGGTTGATAACACCTTCTTGTCTCCTGCTTTGCAAACGCCGATTTTGTTGGGCGCCGATATTGTGGTGCACTCTGCTACTAAATACATTAACGGTCACTCAGATGTAGTGGCTGGCATGGTGGTAGCGGCTAATCAAGAATTGGCCGAGCAATTAGCGTGGTGGGCAAACTGTTTAGGTTTAACCGGTTCGGCTTTTGATTCTTACCTTACTTTACGCGGCCTGCGCACCCTTAAAGCACGTATGAATGTGCACCAGCAGAATGCTCAAGCCTTGGTGGCGTGTTTGCAACAACAAGAGGCGGTGGGCGCGATTTACTACCCTGGTTTGCCAGAGCACCCAGGACATGCTTTAGCGCAAAGTCAGCAAAAGGGTTTTGGTGCTATGTTCAGTTTTGAATTGAACTTAGAAGAAAGCCAAATGGTTAAATTCTTGAAAAGCTTGCAGCTATTTTCTTTAGCGGAGTCATTAGGTGGCGTAGAAAGCTTAATTGCTCACCCAGCCACCATGACCCATGCTGCGATGTCGAGTGAGGCCTTAGCTGAAGCGGGAATTTCTAATCAGTTATTACGTGTATCGGTTGGTTTGGAAGATGCACAAGATTTAGTGGATGATTTACAGCAGGCTTTTGCCCAACTGTAG
- the metL gene encoding bifunctional aspartate kinase/homoserine dehydrogenase II has product MSVNRHVHKFGGSSLADAGCFKRVAAIVAKHTQAQDLIVVSAAGKTTNRLINIIELAKQADNAAADALKGLIEFQSKLVNELLDETAAKPILSALDGEHHQIASLLEGELTAFTCNEVLSFGERWSARLLAALLSSQDCQAEWLDSRQFFKAELSTQPQVDVAQSTPLLASCLADKPACRVVVTGFICSDSEQRTVTLGRNGSDYSATELAALADAVSTTIWSDVAGIYSADPRLVKDAVLLENLALAEAAELSRIGTSVLHARTLEPLARSRQKVNLRCSYAPNDGQTLIHRKGTNSHSAKIVTSVDNVVLLELTFTQDFTLNATALLEALANHHLAPATRHKHSETGSLRMAYTCELVDEALAKIDQLASQFHIQKINRSEGYSLVALVGAGVCDNPQQCYQFFQHLAEQPLEFIHSSADKLSLCAVVRKITLEPLLKDLHSHLFKQKNKLGLVVFGKGNIGSQWLELFDQQQTTLAQQHELELSLAGVFSSKAGHLDFAGLNLEQLDNTEANTPLIWPELFDKLKRHPYDELAVLDITASEALSAYYAEFARHGFHLITANKHAGASEQANYTALQQAFSDHGAQWLSNATVGAGLPVQKSIQSLRDSGDEIHAISGIFSGTLSWLFQQYDGTVAFSDLLADALNQGLTEPDPREDLSGKDVQRKLLILAREAGLELELADISLSSLVPEHLAALSVEQFLDAMSELDQSMLEAFNDAKRQGKVIRFLAKVNQKGQAEVGLSAIDALHPFANLKPCDNIFAIESLWYKQNPLVIQGPGAGREVTAGAIQADLVSLCKSIK; this is encoded by the coding sequence ATGTCAGTGAATAGGCATGTGCATAAATTTGGCGGCAGCAGCTTAGCTGATGCTGGGTGCTTTAAGCGAGTGGCGGCGATTGTTGCCAAGCATACTCAAGCGCAAGACTTAATTGTGGTATCGGCGGCCGGTAAAACCACCAACCGCTTAATTAACATTATTGAATTGGCTAAACAGGCCGACAATGCCGCGGCTGATGCACTTAAAGGTTTAATTGAGTTTCAAAGCAAGTTGGTTAATGAGCTGCTTGATGAAACCGCCGCTAAGCCGATTTTGAGTGCGCTAGATGGTGAGCATCATCAAATAGCTAGCTTGCTTGAAGGTGAGCTTACAGCCTTTACCTGCAACGAGGTACTCTCTTTTGGCGAACGTTGGTCTGCCCGTTTATTAGCTGCTTTATTAAGTTCTCAAGATTGCCAAGCCGAGTGGTTAGATTCTCGCCAGTTTTTTAAAGCCGAGTTATCCACTCAACCGCAAGTAGATGTCGCGCAAAGCACGCCATTGTTAGCTAGCTGCTTAGCAGATAAACCAGCTTGTAGAGTGGTAGTTACCGGCTTTATTTGCAGCGATAGTGAGCAACGTACAGTGACCTTAGGTCGTAATGGCAGTGACTACTCGGCCACAGAGCTTGCGGCCTTGGCAGATGCTGTTTCTACTACAATTTGGAGCGATGTTGCGGGTATTTATAGTGCCGATCCTCGCTTGGTTAAAGACGCGGTATTGCTAGAAAACCTAGCACTTGCTGAGGCGGCTGAGCTATCGCGCATTGGCACCTCGGTATTGCATGCTCGCACGCTGGAACCACTGGCGCGTTCTCGGCAAAAGGTGAACTTGCGCTGCAGTTACGCTCCCAACGATGGTCAAACTCTTATTCACCGCAAAGGTACTAATAGCCACAGCGCAAAAATTGTTACCTCGGTAGATAATGTGGTGCTGCTAGAGCTTACCTTTACCCAAGACTTTACGCTTAATGCTACGGCCTTGTTAGAAGCTTTAGCCAACCATCACCTAGCGCCAGCTACTCGTCATAAGCACAGCGAAACAGGCTCGTTGCGTATGGCTTACACTTGCGAATTAGTCGATGAAGCCTTGGCAAAAATCGATCAGCTGGCTAGCCAATTTCATATTCAGAAAATTAACCGCAGCGAAGGCTATAGCTTGGTGGCGCTAGTGGGCGCAGGCGTGTGTGATAACCCGCAGCAGTGTTATCAGTTTTTTCAACACTTAGCTGAGCAGCCACTGGAGTTTATTCACTCCAGTGCCGACAAATTAAGCTTGTGTGCGGTGGTGAGAAAAATCACCTTAGAGCCACTATTAAAAGATTTGCACAGCCACCTATTCAAACAAAAAAACAAGTTGGGTTTGGTGGTATTTGGCAAGGGCAATATTGGCAGCCAGTGGCTAGAGCTATTTGACCAGCAGCAAACTACCTTGGCACAGCAGCATGAGCTTGAACTTAGCTTAGCGGGTGTATTTTCAAGTAAAGCTGGGCACTTAGACTTTGCCGGCCTAAATCTAGAGCAGCTTGATAATACTGAAGCCAATACGCCGCTTATTTGGCCAGAGCTATTCGACAAATTAAAACGCCACCCCTACGACGAGCTGGCAGTGTTAGACATAACCGCCAGCGAAGCGCTAAGTGCGTATTATGCAGAATTTGCTCGCCATGGTTTTCACTTAATCACCGCAAACAAGCACGCTGGAGCGAGTGAGCAAGCTAACTACACGGCATTGCAACAAGCTTTTAGCGACCATGGCGCTCAGTGGTTGAGCAATGCTACGGTTGGCGCTGGTTTGCCGGTGCAAAAAAGCATTCAAAGCTTACGAGATTCTGGTGATGAAATTCATGCCATTTCAGGAATATTCTCGGGTACCTTGAGTTGGTTATTCCAGCAATATGACGGAACCGTAGCATTTTCAGACTTATTGGCCGATGCGCTTAATCAAGGCTTAACCGAACCTGACCCACGTGAAGATCTCTCCGGTAAAGATGTGCAACGTAAGTTGCTTATTTTAGCTAGGGAAGCGGGTTTAGAATTGGAACTGGCGGATATTTCACTTAGTTCTTTAGTACCAGAGCATTTAGCGGCCTTAAGTGTAGAGCAATTTTTGGATGCGATGAGCGAGCTAGACCAAAGCATGCTAGAAGCCTTTAACGATGCTAAACGCCAAGGCAAAGTGATTCGCTTTTTAGCAAAAGTGAATCAAAAAGGGCAGGCTGAAGTTGGCCTGTCTGCCATTGATGCCCTACATCCCTTTGCTAACCTTAAACCTTGCGACAATATATTTGCCATTGAGAGCTTGTGGTACAAGCAAAATCCTTTGGTGATTCAAGGGCCAGGGGCTGGCAGAGAAGTGACTGCTGGTGCCATTCAGGCTGATTTAGTTAGCCTTTGTAAGAGTATTAAGTAA